A section of the Methanosphaera cuniculi genome encodes:
- a CDS encoding tripartite tricarboxylate transporter permease, with translation MINIFIAIILGILAGIITGMIPSLHVNTVGIVIFSASTLLLNYISALTIASFLISIAITHAMFEFIPSITVAIPSEDTVMSIQPAHKLLFEGRAYEVIRLVSFGGYLSIVLLIIIMPFLFIILPMIYDLLKDYIGYLLIFIMCIIFIKTRGNYNIKLLSILVFLISGILGCIMLTGNVSSNISLLCMLSGLFSVSNLIYNFNSNNIIPPQKEVHSVNVDNNFKRSVFAGSISGCILGLLPGLGPAQGTMIAQGLTLNKHVTSEDFLITNSGINISDTLFSLIAIYLISNPRSAISVYVSNLISDITLAHIVFFIFISLVVVSVCCMMSIIIGDYIISHMNRVNFRKLNLILIVGITFFIFCYTFYVGGCVWYVGICYVVSIALGIMVNVLGLNKSLLMGVLIIPSILTYLGVI, from the coding sequence ATGATTAATATATTTATAGCAATAATTCTAGGAATACTTGCTGGAATAATAACAGGAATGATTCCCTCATTACATGTTAATACAGTAGGTATTGTAATATTTTCAGCATCAACACTACTTTTAAATTATATTTCAGCATTGACAATTGCAAGTTTTCTTATATCAATTGCAATTACTCATGCTATGTTTGAATTTATACCATCAATAACAGTAGCAATTCCATCAGAAGATACCGTTATGTCAATTCAACCTGCACATAAGCTTCTTTTTGAAGGACGAGCATATGAGGTTATAAGACTTGTTAGTTTTGGTGGATATCTTTCAATAGTACTTCTTATTATAATAATGCCATTTTTATTTATAATTCTACCAATGATATATGATTTATTAAAGGATTATATTGGATATCTTCTTATTTTTATCATGTGTATTATTTTTATTAAAACGCGTGGTAATTATAATATCAAGCTTTTGTCAATTTTAGTATTTCTAATATCTGGTATTCTTGGCTGTATTATGCTAACAGGTAACGTTAGTAGTAATATTAGTCTATTATGTATGCTTTCAGGTCTTTTTAGTGTTAGTAATTTGATTTATAATTTTAATTCAAATAACATTATTCCACCTCAAAAAGAGGTTCATAGTGTTAATGTAGATAATAATTTTAAAAGATCTGTTTTTGCAGGTAGTATTTCAGGTTGTATTCTTGGTCTTCTTCCAGGACTTGGACCTGCACAAGGTACGATGATTGCTCAAGGTTTAACATTAAATAAGCATGTTACATCTGAGGATTTTCTTATTACAAATAGTGGTATTAATATTTCTGATACTTTGTTTTCTTTAATTGCAATTTATCTTATTAGTAATCCTCGTAGTGCTATTAGTGTTTATGTTTCAAATTTAATATCTGATATTACATTAGCCCATATTGTATTTTTTATTTTTATTAGTCTTGTGGTTGTTAGTGTTTGTTGTATGATGTCAATTATTATTGGTGATTATATTATTTCACACATGAATCGTGTTAATTTTAGGAAGCTTAACTTGATACTTATTGTTGGTATTACTTTTTTCATATTTTGTTATACTTTTTATGTGGGTGGATGTGTATGGTATGTTGGTATTTGTTATGTTGTTAGTATTGCACTTGGAATTATGGTAAATGTGCTTGGTTTAAATAAAAGTTTACTGATGGGAGTACTAATTATTCCATCTATTTTAACATATCTTGGAGTTATCTAG
- a CDS encoding 50S ribosomal protein L11 methyltransferase, whose product MKCQCDENCIENLDELLKTIDEKYTPCKECSKKTFKKAMPLRKQIKLEKLTTQYERCPTCNKRHIDVVMAHVLKIMIENEQIIKTASIRKAAMPLITPAIELTQPPYLPERSLVIITPQIDLKTSQQIYEQVPEIKAVIKGDINQTLGIKDENTQKHNYQLMSGCPIRCDIQKTDKGYIPIYKDQSKLHIEYAKSNNEKIEQISQILTNYENPKIIDAMCGPGTLGIYALKNNAQKVLFNDINSDSTNTTQINLKINNITDNYEIMNENILDLPNLVDEKYDIGFIDAFPGIDVDKYVNCLKKICNEVIII is encoded by the coding sequence ATGAAATGCCAATGTGATGAAAACTGTATAGAAAATTTAGATGAACTACTAAAAACAATAGATGAAAAATACACACCATGTAAAGAATGTAGCAAGAAAACATTTAAAAAAGCAATGCCACTACGAAAACAGATAAAACTTGAAAAATTAACCACACAATATGAAAGATGTCCAACATGTAACAAAAGACACATTGATGTTGTAATGGCACATGTTCTTAAAATAATGATAGAAAATGAACAAATCATAAAAACAGCATCAATAAGAAAAGCAGCAATGCCACTAATAACACCAGCAATAGAACTAACACAACCACCATATTTACCAGAGAGAAGTCTTGTAATAATAACACCACAAATAGATCTAAAAACTTCACAACAAATATATGAACAAGTTCCTGAAATAAAAGCAGTTATAAAAGGAGATATAAATCAAACACTTGGAATAAAAGATGAAAATACACAAAAACACAACTACCAACTAATGAGTGGCTGTCCAATACGCTGTGACATACAAAAAACAGATAAAGGATATATTCCAATTTATAAAGATCAAAGTAAACTACACATAGAATATGCAAAATCAAACAACGAAAAAATAGAACAAATATCACAAATACTCACAAATTATGAAAATCCAAAGATAATAGATGCAATGTGTGGACCTGGAACACTTGGAATATATGCACTAAAAAATAATGCACAAAAAGTACTATTTAATGACATAAACTCAGATTCAACAAATACAACACAGATAAATCTTAAAATAAATAACATCACAGATAACTATGAAATTATGAATGAAAACATATTAGATCTTCCAAATTTAGTTGATGAAAAATATGACATTGGCTTTATTGATGCATTTCCAGGAATTGATGTTGATAAATATGTAAATTGTCTTAAAAAAATATGTAATGAAGTTATAATAATCTAG
- the pth2 gene encoding peptidyl-tRNA hydrolase Pth2: protein MKQAIVMRTDLKMGKGKIAAQACHASLNAYKKADRYDKRKWEHEGQKKVVLKVGSEKELLKLFHEIKNTTSLPCTLITDAGHTQIEPSTRTCIGIGPASDKEIDAMTGHLKLL, encoded by the coding sequence ATGAAACAAGCAATAGTAATGAGAACAGACCTTAAGATGGGAAAAGGAAAAATAGCAGCACAAGCATGTCATGCATCATTAAATGCATATAAAAAAGCAGACCGTTATGATAAAAGAAAATGGGAACATGAAGGACAAAAAAAAGTAGTACTTAAAGTAGGATCAGAAAAAGAACTTCTAAAACTTTTCCATGAAATAAAAAATACAACATCACTACCATGTACTCTAATAACAGATGCAGGACACACACAAATAGAACCATCAACAAGAACATGTATAGGAATAGGTCCAGCTTCTGATAAAGAAATAGATGCAATGACTGGACATTTAAAACTACTATAA
- a CDS encoding amino acid kinase family protein: MVYVIKVGGSLYPEYIMDLYEVFRKSDEKIILINGGGELANKLREYNNKYNFTDDTNHWNAIMCMDIIGSQICDMCDDIIAVRSFDEIDEVHKNGKIPLILSYELLKKLDPLAHSWDVTSDSIACWIAHKLNAKLLILTNINGIYNGNIYSKNKRLIQDISPNELLFFDETCVDKCLPRLLLDYQVDCFILNGKYPDRIFRFLNNQFSENEFYTHIGGKLKW, encoded by the coding sequence ATGGTTTATGTCATTAAAGTTGGAGGAAGTCTTTACCCTGAATATATAATGGACTTATATGAGGTATTTAGAAAATCAGATGAAAAGATTATCCTCATTAATGGTGGAGGAGAACTTGCAAATAAACTCCGTGAATATAACAATAAATATAACTTCACAGATGATACTAATCACTGGAATGCTATAATGTGTATGGATATAATAGGAAGTCAGATATGTGATATGTGTGATGATATTATAGCAGTTAGGAGTTTTGATGAAATAGATGAAGTACATAAAAATGGTAAAATTCCACTTATTTTATCATATGAATTACTAAAGAAATTAGATCCACTTGCTCATAGTTGGGATGTGACTAGTGATTCTATTGCATGTTGGATTGCACATAAGTTAAATGCGAAATTATTAATATTAACAAATATAAATGGTATATATAATGGTAACATTTACTCAAAAAACAAAAGGCTTATCCAAGATATAAGTCCAAATGAACTATTATTTTTTGATGAAACTTGTGTAGATAAATGTTTACCACGATTACTACTTGATTATCAAGTAGACTGTTTTATATTAAATGGAAAATATCCAGATAGGATTTTTCGATTTTTAAACAATCAATTTTCAGAAAATGAATTTTATACACATATAGGAGGAAAACTAAAATGGTAG
- a CDS encoding elongation factor 1-beta produces the protein MSDVAAILKVMPESPEVDLEALKQTIQDTVDSDVLERIEEEPIGFGLVALNVTIVVDDGEGGTEPVEEALANIDDIQSVEVTDVRRLM, from the coding sequence ATGTCTGATGTAGCAGCTATATTAAAAGTTATGCCTGAAAGTCCTGAAGTAGACTTAGAAGCATTAAAACAAACAATCCAAGATACAGTTGATAGTGATGTTCTTGAAAGAATTGAAGAAGAACCTATTGGATTTGGACTTGTTGCACTTAATGTAACTATTGTTGTTGACGATGGTGAAGGTGGAACAGAACCTGTAGAAGAAGCTTTAGCAAACATTGATGATATTCAAAGTGTTGAAGTTACAGATGTAAGAAGATTAATGTAA
- a CDS encoding zinc finger domain-containing protein, protein MVEEMICTSCKQEISPIDEYVKFHCPECDSVIYRCPKCRTFGHEYECECGFKGP, encoded by the coding sequence ATGGTAGAAGAAATGATTTGTACATCATGTAAACAAGAAATTTCACCAATAGATGAATACGTTAAATTCCACTGCCCAGAATGTGATTCTGTAATATACAGATGTCCTAAATGCAGAACTTTTGGTCACGAATACGAATGTGAATGTGGATTTAAAGGACCATAA